From Buchnera aphidicola (Nurudea shiraii), the proteins below share one genomic window:
- the rpmE gene encoding 50S ribosomal protein L31, which produces MKKNIHPNYSQVLIICSCGNIVKTCSTLCRDISIDVCSKCHPFYTGKQRVADTKGRIEKFNKKFKINVKT; this is translated from the coding sequence ATGAAAAAAAACATTCATCCTAATTATTCTCAAGTATTGATTATTTGCTCTTGTGGAAATATTGTTAAAACATGCTCTACTTTATGTAGAGATATAAGTATTGATGTATGTTCTAAATGTCATCCCTTTTATACTGGAAAACAAAGAGTAGCAGATACTAAAGGACGTATCGAAAAATTCAATAAAAAATTTAAAATTAATGTTAAAACATAA
- the hslV gene encoding ATP-dependent protease subunit HslV, which translates to MTTILSVRLKKQVVIGGDGQATLGNTIMKSNVKKVRTLYHEKVIAGFAGSTADAFTLFELFEKKLLMYQGHLQRAAIELAQDWRTDKILRKLEALLAVADREKSFIITGNGDVIQPENDLMAIGSGGPYAQAAAQAMLENTSLSAKQIVEIALKITSKICIYTNDVFTIKELTSKK; encoded by the coding sequence ATGACGACAATTCTTAGTGTACGTCTCAAAAAACAAGTAGTTATTGGAGGAGACGGACAAGCCACACTAGGTAATACTATCATGAAAAGTAATGTTAAAAAAGTGAGAACACTATATCATGAAAAAGTCATAGCAGGATTTGCTGGAAGTACAGCAGACGCTTTTACATTATTTGAATTATTTGAAAAAAAGTTGTTAATGTATCAAGGTCATTTACAAAGAGCAGCAATAGAGTTAGCACAAGATTGGAGAACTGATAAAATATTGCGAAAACTTGAAGCATTATTAGCAGTAGCAGATAGAGAAAAATCGTTTATCATAACAGGAAATGGTGATGTGATTCAACCCGAAAATGATCTTATGGCTATAGGTTCAGGCGGACCTTATGCACAAGCAGCAGCACAAGCAATGTTAGAAAATACCTCTCTTAGCGCCAAACAAATTGTAGAAATAGCACTTAAAATTACTTCTAAAATTTGTATATATACAAACGACGTATTTACCATTAAAGAATTAACTTCAAAAAAGTAA
- the cyaY gene encoding iron donor protein CyaY — translation MKHFKFHELAEKLFNSIEKKIENFHSKSDIDCEINYNMMIITFENKSKIIINQKEALNQIWLATKKSGYHFKYKKYQWICVRTKKIFWKVLEESFLEQSNEIIEF, via the coding sequence ATGAAACATTTTAAATTTCATGAATTAGCTGAAAAATTATTTAATTCTATTGAAAAAAAAATTGAAAATTTTCATAGTAAATCAGACATTGATTGTGAAATAAATTACAATATGATGATAATAACTTTTGAAAACAAAAGTAAAATCATTATTAATCAAAAAGAAGCACTTAATCAAATCTGGCTAGCTACCAAAAAATCTGGATATCATTTTAAATATAAAAAATACCAATGGATTTGTGTTCGAACAAAGAAGATTTTTTGGAAAGTATTAGAGGAATCATTTTTAGAACAATCTAATGAAATAATAGAATTTTAA
- a CDS encoding inorganic phosphate transporter codes for MFYLFSHFNCSDIFLVIIAFSIILLYEIINGFHDSANAIATVIYTHALNSRLAVITSGIFNFLGVMFGGLSVAYAIVHLLPIDLLLNIHSLYGLKAIFSMLCAAMLWNLCTWIFGLPTSSSHTLIGTIIGINISYAISNHLSIINTFNFSKLLNVFLSLIISPILGLILSGCLVFILKFFFRNNKKFHYVNMTTKDTHPPFLVRITLILSSMGVSYSHGANDGQKGIGLIMLVLICIFPSGYFVNLNFTQYDIAKVKNSILCFQKYYEDNKSNLKVSTYMIQDHIKKIKLEKNFKSPEKNILYIFQDVYKLLKNILSYKELSIDQRCKLRQELLCISEYIEIINQNFNISSDDKHFLKNLKKNLLSSIEYAPMWIIALVALSLSFGTMIGWKKIVTTFGEKIGRKNMTYIQAISSQLTAAISIGTASYTGIPVSTTHIVASSITGTILVNGDEIQMRTIKNIVVSWILTFPVSIILSSILYWISLELAS; via the coding sequence ATGTTTTATTTGTTTTCTCATTTTAATTGTAGTGATATTTTTTTAGTTATTATTGCTTTTTCAATAATTTTGTTATATGAAATTATTAATGGTTTTCATGATTCTGCAAATGCTATTGCTACTGTTATTTATACTCATGCACTTAATTCACGATTAGCTGTTATAACTTCTGGTATTTTTAATTTTCTTGGAGTTATGTTTGGAGGATTAAGTGTAGCATATGCTATTGTACATCTTCTTCCTATTGATTTATTACTTAACATCCATTCATTATATGGTTTAAAAGCTATATTTTCTATGCTTTGTGCTGCTATGTTGTGGAATTTATGCACATGGATTTTTGGTTTACCCACGTCTAGCTCTCATACACTAATTGGAACTATTATTGGGATTAATATTTCTTACGCTATAAGTAATCATTTGTCTATAATTAATACGTTTAATTTTAGTAAGTTATTAAATGTATTTTTGTCTTTAATTATTTCTCCAATTTTAGGATTAATTTTATCTGGTTGTTTAGTTTTTATTTTAAAATTTTTTTTCAGAAATAATAAAAAATTTCATTATGTTAATATGACTACAAAAGATACTCATCCTCCTTTTCTAGTTAGGATTACATTGATCCTATCTTCTATGGGAGTTAGTTATTCTCATGGAGCTAATGATGGTCAGAAAGGAATCGGATTAATTATGTTAGTTTTAATATGTATATTTCCTTCAGGATATTTTGTAAATTTGAATTTTACTCAATATGATATTGCGAAAGTTAAAAATTCTATTCTGTGTTTTCAAAAATATTATGAAGATAATAAATCTAATTTAAAAGTAAGCACATATATGATACAAGATCATATAAAAAAAATAAAATTAGAAAAAAATTTTAAATCTCCTGAAAAAAATATTTTATATATTTTTCAAGATGTATATAAATTATTAAAAAATATACTTAGCTATAAAGAATTAAGTATAGATCAACGTTGTAAATTACGTCAAGAATTGTTATGCATTTCTGAGTATATAGAAATAATTAATCAAAATTTTAATATTTCTTCTGATGATAAGCATTTTTTAAAAAATTTGAAAAAAAATTTGTTATCTTCAATTGAATATGCACCAATGTGGATTATTGCATTAGTAGCATTGTCCTTATCTTTTGGAACAATGATTGGATGGAAGAAGATAGTAACTACGTTTGGAGAAAAAATTGGAAGAAAAAATATGACTTACATACAGGCTATATCATCTCAATTAACAGCTGCTATTTCTATAGGAACAGCTAGTTATACAGGTATTCCAGTATCAACTACTCACATTGTTGCATCTTCTATTACTGGAACTATTTTAGTCAATGGAGATGAAATACAAATGCGTACTATAAAGAATATAGTTGTTTCTTGGATATTAACATTTCCTGTTTCTATTATATTATCTAGTATTCTATATTGGATTAGTCTAGAATTAGCTAGTTAA
- the rho gene encoding transcription termination factor Rho, translating into MNLTALKNIPVSELIILGDNAGLENLARMRKQDIIFSILKQHAKSGEDIFGDGVLEILQDGFGFLRSSDSSYLAGPDDIYVSPSQIRRFNLRTGDTISGKIRPPKEGERYFALLKVNEVNYEKPENARGKILFENLTPLHANSRLRMERGNGSTEDLTARVLDLASPIGRGQRGLIVAPPKAGKTMLLQNIAQSIAYNHPDCVLMVLLIDERPEEVTEMCRLVKGEVVASTFDEPASRHVQVAEMVIEKAKRLVEHKKDVIILLDSITRLARAYNTVVPASGKVLTGGVDANALHRPKRFFGAARNVEEGGSLTIIATALIDTGSKMDEVIYEEFKGTGNMELPLSRKIAEKRVFPAIDYNRSGTRKEELLTQPDELKKMWILRKIIHPMGEIDAMEFLINKLAMTKTNSEFFDMMKRS; encoded by the coding sequence ATGAATCTTACTGCATTAAAAAATATACCAGTTTCTGAATTAATTATTCTTGGTGATAATGCGGGATTGGAAAATTTAGCACGTATGAGAAAGCAAGATATTATTTTTTCCATATTAAAGCAACACGCAAAAAGTGGAGAAGATATATTTGGAGACGGTGTATTAGAAATTTTACAAGATGGATTTGGTTTTTTACGCTCTTCTGACAGTTCATATTTAGCTGGTCCTGACGACATTTATGTATCTCCTAGTCAAATTCGAAGGTTTAATTTAAGGACTGGTGATACTATTTCTGGAAAAATACGTCCTCCAAAAGAGGGGGAGAGATATTTTGCATTGTTAAAAGTTAATGAAGTAAATTATGAAAAACCAGAAAATGCTAGAGGTAAAATTTTGTTTGAAAATTTAACTCCTTTACATGCTAATTCTCGTTTAAGAATGGAAAGAGGAAATGGTTCTACTGAAGATTTAACAGCTCGTGTATTAGATTTAGCATCTCCTATAGGAAGAGGACAAAGAGGTTTAATTGTAGCCCCTCCAAAAGCAGGTAAAACAATGCTTTTACAAAATATAGCACAGAGTATTGCTTACAACCACCCTGATTGTGTATTAATGGTTTTGCTTATAGATGAAAGACCAGAAGAAGTAACTGAAATGTGTAGATTAGTTAAAGGAGAAGTAGTAGCATCTACGTTTGATGAACCAGCTTCTAGACATGTTCAAGTGGCAGAGATGGTCATAGAGAAAGCAAAAAGATTAGTTGAACATAAGAAAGATGTTATAATATTATTAGATTCTATTACAAGATTGGCAAGAGCTTATAATACTGTAGTTCCTGCATCTGGAAAAGTTTTAACAGGTGGAGTAGACGCAAATGCTTTACATCGTCCGAAGCGATTTTTTGGAGCAGCTCGAAATGTAGAAGAAGGGGGTAGTTTGACTATTATAGCTACAGCGTTAATTGATACAGGTTCAAAAATGGATGAGGTGATTTATGAAGAATTTAAGGGTACTGGAAATATGGAATTACCTCTTTCAAGAAAAATAGCAGAAAAGCGTGTTTTTCCAGCTATTGATTATAATCGATCAGGAACAAGAAAAGAAGAATTATTAACACAACCGGATGAACTTAAAAAAATGTGGATTTTAAGAAAAATTATTCATCCTATGGGAGAAATTGATGCTATGGAGTTTTTGATAAATAAATTAGCAATGACTAAGACAAATAGTGAATTTTTTGATATGATGAAACGATCATAA
- the hslU gene encoding ATP-dependent protease ATPase subunit HslU, whose amino-acid sequence MSNMTPREIVKELNRFIIGQEKAKRAVAIALRNRWRRMKLNKELRHEITPKNILMIGPTGVGKTEIARRLATLANAPFIKVEATKFTEIGYVGKEVDSIIRDLTDLSIKMIRKQAFKKNKNKAKEIAEERILNVLVPTIDKKWKESETSNQPSAAMQLFRKKLREGKLDEKEIEINISTTPMGVEIMAPPGMEELTSQLQSLFQNLGGRKKNIRKLKIKDAMKLLIEEESVKLVNSDVLKREAIYAVEQHGIVFIDEIDKICKHRGTTGPDISREGVQRDLLPLIEGCTISTKHGMVKTDHILFIASGAFQVSTPSDLIPELQGRLPIRVELQALTIDDFELILTEPKASITVQYKALLKTEKVEINFTKEGIRYIAEIAWKVNESVENIGARRLYTVLEHLMEDISFNASEHQNELIININEKYVRERLDNLVLNNDLNRFIL is encoded by the coding sequence ATGTCAAACATGACTCCTCGCGAAATAGTTAAAGAACTTAATCGATTCATAATCGGCCAAGAAAAAGCAAAACGTGCAGTAGCTATTGCTTTACGAAATCGCTGGCGTCGTATGAAATTAAATAAAGAACTAAGACATGAAATAACACCAAAAAACATTCTTATGATTGGACCAACTGGAGTAGGAAAAACAGAAATTGCTAGACGTTTAGCAACATTAGCTAATGCTCCTTTTATCAAAGTAGAAGCTACAAAATTTACAGAAATAGGATATGTAGGAAAAGAAGTAGACTCAATCATTAGAGATTTAACAGATCTATCTATAAAAATGATACGAAAACAAGCTTTTAAAAAAAATAAAAATAAAGCGAAAGAAATTGCCGAAGAAAGAATTCTAAACGTTTTAGTTCCTACTATCGACAAAAAATGGAAAGAATCAGAAACTTCCAACCAACCTAGTGCTGCTATGCAGTTATTTAGAAAAAAATTGCGAGAAGGAAAACTTGATGAAAAAGAAATCGAAATTAATATTTCTACAACACCTATGGGTGTCGAAATCATGGCACCTCCTGGAATGGAAGAATTAACCAGCCAGCTACAATCACTATTTCAGAATTTAGGAGGTAGAAAAAAAAACATTAGAAAACTAAAAATTAAAGATGCTATGAAATTATTAATAGAAGAAGAATCTGTAAAATTAGTTAACTCAGACGTACTCAAAAGAGAAGCTATATATGCTGTAGAACAACATGGAATTGTTTTTATCGATGAAATAGATAAAATATGTAAACATAGGGGGACAACTGGTCCAGATATTTCACGTGAAGGAGTACAACGCGATTTACTACCACTAATTGAAGGTTGTACTATTTCTACCAAACACGGCATGGTTAAAACAGATCACATTTTATTTATTGCATCAGGAGCATTCCAAGTATCTACTCCTTCAGATTTAATTCCAGAGTTACAAGGTCGTCTACCAATACGAGTAGAATTACAAGCATTAACAATTGATGATTTTGAACTAATTTTAACAGAACCCAAAGCATCTATAACTGTACAATATAAAGCATTACTAAAAACAGAAAAAGTTGAAATTAATTTTACCAAAGAAGGAATTAGATACATTGCTGAAATAGCTTGGAAAGTTAATGAATCTGTGGAAAATATCGGAGCTCGTCGATTGTATACTGTATTAGAACATCTTATGGAAGATATTTCCTTCAATGCTAGTGAACATCAAAATGAATTAATTATCAATATAAATGAAAAATATGTTCGAGAACGTTTAGATAATTTAGTTTTAAATAACGATTTAAATCGATTCATTTTATAA
- a CDS encoding anthranilate synthase component 1, with protein MNKHLQRMDILKVEACYQPNPTAVFHHICRKKNNTLLLESAEINKKRNLKSMMIIDSALRISALDYTVTLEALTKNGEILLLNFIPLLPKEIKISSFKNCLKITFPITSINIDEDKKLHILSVFDAIRLLIKSITHDKISKSIFFGGLFSYDLVSNFENLPKLETTQTCPDFCFYLSEVLLTFNHKKKTCFIKANLFSSDVLEKKRLRDRLLEVKKKLSQVFDPIKSISLKNMTLKCNKTDKEYKDIIVKIQKSIFMGEVFQVVPSRRFYLPCFNSLAAYEVLKKNNPSPYMFFMQDSCFTLFGASPESSLKYNVLSRKIEIYPIAGTRPRGRKKDGTLDLDLDSRIELEMRTNHKELSEHLMLVDLARNDLARICDSGTRYVASLTQVDRYSHVMHLVSKIIGKLKSNLDVFHAYQACMNMGTLSGAPKVRAMELISNVEKEKRGSYGGSIGYFTASGSLDMCIVIRSAYIENNVATIQVGAGIVLDSIPQSEVDESKNKAKAVLQAIAESHSCYIEF; from the coding sequence ATGAATAAACATCTTCAAAGAATGGATATTTTAAAAGTCGAAGCATGTTATCAACCCAATCCAACAGCTGTTTTTCATCATATTTGTCGTAAAAAAAATAATACTTTACTTTTAGAATCAGCTGAAATTAATAAAAAACGTAATTTAAAAAGTATGATGATTATAGATTCTGCATTACGTATTTCAGCATTAGATTATACAGTTACATTAGAAGCATTAACAAAAAATGGAGAAATATTATTACTAAATTTTATACCTTTATTACCAAAAGAAATTAAGATATCTTCTTTTAAAAATTGTTTAAAAATTACATTTCCTATAACTTCTATCAATATAGATGAAGATAAAAAATTACATATATTGTCTGTATTTGATGCAATACGATTATTAATAAAAAGTATTACACATGATAAAATATCTAAATCTATTTTTTTTGGAGGTTTATTTTCGTATGATTTAGTTTCTAATTTTGAAAATTTACCAAAATTAGAAACTACTCAAACTTGTCCTGATTTTTGTTTTTATTTGTCTGAAGTTCTACTAACATTTAATCATAAGAAAAAAACTTGTTTTATAAAAGCCAATTTATTTTCCTCTGATGTTCTAGAAAAAAAAAGATTGCGAGATAGGTTGTTGGAAGTAAAAAAAAAGTTATCTCAAGTTTTTGATCCCATAAAGTCTATATCTTTAAAAAACATGACATTAAAATGCAATAAAACAGACAAAGAGTATAAAGATATTATTGTAAAAATACAAAAATCAATATTCATGGGAGAAGTTTTTCAAGTTGTACCTTCTAGAAGATTTTATTTACCGTGTTTTAATTCGTTAGCAGCTTATGAAGTTTTAAAAAAAAATAATCCTAGTCCATATATGTTTTTTATGCAGGATTCATGTTTTACTTTATTCGGTGCTTCTCCAGAAAGTTCTTTAAAATATAATGTATTATCTAGAAAAATAGAAATTTATCCTATTGCAGGTACTAGACCACGAGGTCGAAAAAAAGATGGCACTTTAGATCTAGATTTAGATAGCAGAATAGAATTAGAAATGAGAACAAATCATAAAGAATTATCTGAACATTTAATGTTAGTAGATTTAGCACGAAATGATTTAGCTAGAATTTGTGATTCTGGTACTCGTTATGTGGCTAGTTTAACACAAGTAGATCGTTATTCTCATGTAATGCATTTAGTTTCAAAGATAATAGGAAAATTAAAATCTAATTTAGACGTGTTTCATGCTTATCAAGCGTGTATGAATATGGGAACATTGAGTGGTGCTCCTAAAGTTCGAGCAATGGAGTTGATTTCTAATGTAGAAAAAGAAAAAAGAGGAAGTTATGGAGGATCTATAGGATATTTTACTGCGTCTGGATCGTTAGATATGTGTATTGTAATTAGATCAGCATATATTGAAAATAATGTTGCTACTATTCAAGTAGGAGCGGGGATAGTATTAGATTCTATACCACAATCAGAAGTAGATGAAAGTAAAAATAAAGCTAAAGCTGTTTTGCAAGCGATTGCAGAGTCACATTCTTGTTATATAGAGTTTTAA
- a CDS encoding N-acetylmuramoyl-L-alanine amidase, which yields MDAGHGGQDPGAIGINKTEEKNINFSISKKLEKKINSSNIFKAIMIRTGNYYLSISKRIKISEKNHVNLLISIHANSSKNSKISGLSVWVLSKKGMKFEITHLSKKQNALKRHKNYMKPPILNSKFNFVKKSGYTLAKKIIQEFKIFKFLYQNNPKHANFGILKSPNFPSILIETGFISNIKEEKKLNNKNYQKILVNSIYLGLKKYFL from the coding sequence ATTGATGCGGGACATGGAGGTCAAGATCCTGGAGCTATTGGAATTAATAAGACTGAAGAAAAAAATATAAACTTTTCAATTTCTAAAAAATTAGAAAAAAAAATAAACAGCTCAAATATTTTTAAAGCAATAATGATCCGAACAGGAAATTATTACCTTTCCATTTCTAAAAGAATTAAAATATCCGAGAAGAATCATGTTAATTTATTAATTTCTATTCATGCAAATTCATCTAAAAATTCTAAAATATCTGGGTTATCTGTATGGGTATTGTCTAAAAAAGGAATGAAATTTGAAATTACTCATTTATCAAAAAAACAAAACGCTCTTAAACGCCACAAAAATTATATGAAACCCCCAATTTTAAACTCAAAATTTAATTTCGTAAAAAAATCGGGATATACATTAGCAAAAAAAATTATTCAAGAATTTAAAATTTTTAAATTTTTATATCAAAATAACCCTAAACATGCAAACTTTGGAATATTAAAATCCCCTAATTTTCCATCTATATTAATAGAAACTGGATTTATAAGTAATATAAAAGAAGAAAAAAAACTAAATAACAAAAATTATCAAAAAATTTTAGTAAATTCTATATATCTTGGATTAAAAAAATATTTTCTATAA
- a CDS encoding ferredoxin--NADP(+) reductase: MSDWTVAKVLEVKKWKNNLFSIILNASIHPFIPGQFSRLLYLCQDGRNIQRAYSYVNSPKDKNLEFYIILIPHGQLTPKLYNISHKDKIMIKKTASGFFILNEILPCKNLWMFATGTGIGPYLSILQDKNDTNKFENIILVHAVRRQHDLTYLSLIQRLKTEYNGKLRVQIVISKEITNFSLYGRIPELLKNNVLEKKIGIKIKKNTCHVMLCGNPNMVKSTQKILIETRDLKKNLRKTPGHITSENYW, encoded by the coding sequence ATGAGTGATTGGACTGTAGCTAAAGTATTAGAAGTTAAAAAATGGAAAAATAATTTGTTTAGTATAATTTTAAACGCATCTATACATCCATTTATTCCTGGTCAATTCTCAAGATTGTTATATTTATGTCAAGACGGAAGAAATATTCAAAGAGCATATTCATATGTTAATTCTCCAAAAGATAAAAATTTAGAATTTTATATAATTCTCATACCTCATGGTCAACTTACTCCAAAATTATATAATATTTCACATAAAGATAAAATAATGATTAAAAAAACAGCTTCAGGATTTTTCATATTAAATGAAATCCTTCCATGCAAAAATTTATGGATGTTTGCTACTGGAACAGGAATTGGTCCTTATTTATCTATATTACAAGATAAAAACGATACTAACAAATTTGAAAATATTATACTTGTACATGCAGTACGACGTCAACATGATCTCACATATTTATCTTTAATTCAGAGATTAAAAACAGAATACAATGGAAAATTACGTGTACAAATTGTTATTAGTAAAGAAATCACAAATTTTTCATTATATGGAAGAATTCCGGAATTATTAAAAAATAATGTTTTAGAAAAAAAAATAGGGATAAAAATTAAAAAAAATACATGCCACGTAATGTTATGTGGAAATCCTAATATGGTAAAAAGTACACAAAAAATTTTAATTGAAACAAGAGACCTAAAAAAAAATCTCCGAAAAACACCTGGTCACATAACCAGTGAAAATTATTGGTAA
- the zapB gene encoding cell division protein ZapB: MIFETFSKLEEKIQQAIDTILLLQVELKELKEKNDNQKKEIDLILSNKVKIEEENKKLKEEKDVWKDMLNRLLSKINNI; the protein is encoded by the coding sequence ATGATTTTTGAAACTTTTTCAAAATTAGAAGAAAAAATACAGCAAGCTATTGATACTATTTTATTATTACAAGTAGAATTAAAAGAACTAAAAGAAAAGAATGATAATCAAAAAAAAGAAATTGATTTGATATTATCTAATAAAGTAAAGATAGAAGAAGAGAATAAAAAGTTAAAAGAAGAAAAAGATGTTTGGAAAGATATGTTAAATAGATTATTAAGCAAAATTAATAACATATAA
- the coaD gene encoding pantetheine-phosphate adenylyltransferase: protein MKKIAIYPGTFDPITYGHLDIITKATKIFNFIIIAIFDNSEKKPLFNVRERKNLVKITTKSFNSIKKVISFNTLLVNISKIEKTHYIIRGIRSYRDFEYELNMFNINKKLYSKLEYVLFFPSPKYSCISSTLVKEIFKYKGNVKRYVPKLVYYALLKKYKI, encoded by the coding sequence ATGAAAAAAATAGCTATTTATCCTGGAACATTTGATCCTATAACATATGGTCATCTAGATATTATCACCAAAGCAACAAAAATATTTAATTTTATTATTATTGCAATTTTTGATAACTCTGAAAAAAAACCGTTATTTAATGTGAGAGAACGAAAAAATTTAGTAAAAATCACTACGAAAAGTTTTAATTCTATTAAAAAAGTTATTAGTTTTAATACTTTATTGGTAAATATTTCCAAAATTGAAAAAACACATTATATTATCAGAGGAATACGATCATATCGAGATTTTGAATATGAATTAAACATGTTTAACATAAATAAAAAACTGTATTCAAAGTTAGAATACGTTTTATTTTTTCCATCACCTAAATATTCTTGTATCTCTTCTACACTAGTCAAAGAAATATTTAAATATAAAGGAAACGTAAAAAGATACGTTCCCAAACTAGTATATTACGCTTTATTAAAAAAATACAAAATATAA
- a CDS encoding MFS transporter: MNSKTNIENKKKYIKKGTKNFFKMTIALFLAGFVTFSILYCVQPILFVFSKDFSLTPVESSLSLSSATAMMGIGMLFTGPLSDKVGRKRVMTSSLLLAAFLTFLCSKMNSWEGVIFVRSLTGLALSGVTAVAMTYLSEELSPRNLPFSMGLYISGNTIGGFFGRFLSSTLVQSTSWKVVLIWISVLAFIFSVLFLFLLPQSRNFHTVSLNPYKIFTNFLLQWKHPILSKLFIMGFILMGSFVTVFNYIGYRLLSKPFSFHQDVISMLSFIYLVGVYSSPKAGTLIKKHKKSMMLLFSIIIMIIGLFFSQMDQIILIILGLLLFSAGFFSAHSVISTWIGQYSKYGRGYISSIYLFSYYLGSSVLGTISGFFWTLQKWLGISIFLTIILFIGIVLVIQLDDIVLEDKKYNFE; this comes from the coding sequence GTGAACTCAAAAACAAACATAGAAAATAAAAAAAAATATATAAAAAAAGGTACAAAAAATTTTTTTAAAATGACAATCGCATTATTTTTGGCTGGTTTTGTAACTTTTTCTATTTTATATTGTGTTCAACCTATTTTATTTGTTTTTTCTAAGGATTTTTCTTTAACTCCTGTGGAAAGTAGTTTATCTTTATCTTCTGCTACAGCTATGATGGGAATAGGGATGTTGTTTACAGGTCCATTATCAGATAAAGTAGGAAGAAAGCGAGTCATGACCAGTTCTCTATTGTTGGCAGCTTTCTTAACATTTTTATGTTCTAAAATGAATAGTTGGGAAGGTGTTATATTTGTCAGATCATTAACAGGTTTAGCGTTGAGTGGTGTTACAGCTGTTGCCATGACATATCTTAGTGAAGAATTAAGTCCTAGAAATTTACCTTTTTCTATGGGACTATATATTAGTGGTAATACCATTGGGGGATTTTTTGGAAGATTTTTAAGTAGTACGTTAGTTCAAAGTACTTCATGGAAAGTAGTATTGATTTGGATTAGTGTTTTAGCTTTTATTTTTTCAGTATTATTTTTATTTTTACTTCCACAATCCAGAAATTTTCATACTGTTTCTTTAAATCCTTATAAAATTTTCACAAATTTTTTATTACAATGGAAACATCCAATTTTATCTAAATTATTTATAATGGGATTTATTTTAATGGGTAGTTTTGTTACAGTTTTTAATTATATTGGATATAGATTATTATCGAAACCATTTTCTTTTCATCAAGATGTTATCAGTATGCTATCTTTTATTTATTTAGTTGGCGTATATAGTTCTCCTAAAGCAGGTACATTAATTAAAAAACATAAAAAAAGTATGATGCTTTTATTTTCAATAATTATAATGATTATTGGTCTTTTTTTTTCGCAAATGGATCAAATAATTTTGATTATTTTAGGTCTGCTTTTATTTTCAGCTGGTTTTTTCTCAGCTCATTCAGTTATTAGTACATGGATAGGACAATATTCTAAATATGGTCGAGGTTATATTTCTTCTATTTATTTGTTTTCATATTACCTAGGATCGAGTGTTTTGGGAACAATTAGTGGATTTTTTTGGACATTACAAAAGTGGTTAGGAATTTCAATATTTTTAACAATTATATTATTTATCGGAATAGTATTAGTAATTCAATTGGATGATATAGTTTTAGAAGATAAAAAGTATAATTTTGAATAA